TTTTAAGCACGCTTTCATTATAAGGTGTGAAAGACTATATTAATGGGGGTCCTAGATTTACCCCAAAAAAAAGGGGTTATCTAGCAAAGGTGGTTCCATATTTAAATCTTGTAGGAGTAATGTGCCGTCATTCTTTTAGGTGAGGTAGGCTCATCCAATTAATGCTGATTAGTTTGGATGATAGTATTATGATGTAACCAGTGTTGCAAATTGTGGTATTTCAGCTAACCTACTGTTTTCCTACTGCTCTAGCCAAGATCATAACTTATATGAACTTTCTAAGTCTGTACAAGACTAgtaaaaaaatctataagaaagtCCTGTTATGAAATTAACAAATATAAGTTAATGAGATAAAACTTAAGGAGGATTACTGATGGATCTAGTGGAGATGAATTATGAATCACATATTCATATAATTTTAATGACGCTGAGTAGAGCATCATTCAGAAATTGATATGACTAATCCATTTAGGAATTGGATTGGCTGGATATGGAGATTTAGAAAAGATTGCATTTAAAATTGATGCAGAGCCATGAATGACTAAGCCATTTAACTATATGTGGGTCAAAAGCCACCATTACAGATTGTGTCATCTCCACTGCCAGTGTTGGCTAAAAACTAATAAGCATGATTACTATGACATATAGCATTGACAGTGGAACCATTTTTGAGAGGTCTGAGAAGAGTTTTCGAGTAATGATCTCATGGCATTTTTACATTTCTACTCAGGACTTGGACATGTGTTTCAACTGAAGGGAAAAATGTTTCTGCATGGTATGAACATCATGTAGCTGGAATCCAGGACTTTGAGACGAGTGGCAGAACTTGGTTCAATTAGACTTCTGCATTTGTTTACTAATATCAATTTATACACTTGTTGAGGATCTTACTCTGAATTCTATTAGCCCCTTTTCCTCTTGATTTTGAAGTCTCCTCCTAAAAGCTAAGACACCATGGCAAATGGCTTGAATTGTTGAGATACCGGCCAAATCCAAGTTGGCGcgatcattttatttttattttcagagacacTATTTAGACTTATTTGTAGATTAATTCTATGGAGAAAATTCAGGTTGCTTATGATTAGCGGTACAGTTGAGTCAGATAGACACAGATCAACAAGATCTAAAGCCGATCATTCCCCAAAATTCAGGCCCCTGGTGAGGCATGAACTCGAAGTATGTGGCAGATATCCACAAGCCAACATGTAATCCTGCCCTCATGTATTTCTATTATTCGAGTTTGACCACACAAAGATAACATATTGCATCATAATGATTACACCTAAATCACAATCTCAATATCAGTTATGTTCTTATGTAAATTGCTATCCCGTGTCCTTGACTAAAGGGCGAATCATCTCACTTACTCCAGAGTAGCATTGCATATTAATTGAGCTTAGGTGTGCATTTTGAGGCTTTGGTTTAGTTGCATGGAAGGAGTGTTTGAGCTTgagataaattataaatactttaAGTTCAAGCTCATTTGGTTGGGGTCAATTTGGTATAGGGAAATAGATTTCATAGcaaattatcatatttggtatgaaaaataaaaaagaaagatgataaaaaaattagtggattccatatttatttttcagaatgagaaggtaaaataaatattatagaaaGATTAGTATTTAGTAAATTTTCGAGTTGCAGTAATCTATACTTAgacaaaaaaatttcaataaattgtaatgattataattattatataaaaaattgattGAAGATGATAATATTATCCTGATAGTCAAAAAATATTTCATGTTGATGAATATATCAGTAAATTTGATCATATGCATATATAAGATTACCTCCAACAACATATAATGCTTTTTTTTCAGTATTATTTTCAAACTTTTCtatcaatcaaatataaaaaattatttttctctacaattattttttcagataaatgattctcaaaaattatcaaattatcccTAATCTGATATACTACAACGAAATAGATCCTAAGTTTATTAACTATAGTAGCTGATACTCGCAATCTTAGGATGTCAACCTCTAAAATAATTTGATTCACAAGTTAAACCAAAAATTTGTTTTTTTATAGAGAAGTTCTACTTGAATTTTGCTTGCTTATAAGTCTAGGATGGGCATGTAAATTGGACTTTGGCTAATTGTCTAAGCAAACAAGGTCATATGTGCACAATGTCTAGTCAAGTCTAAGCTTGTTATATATAAACAAGTCGGTTGATTGGGCTTTTGAGAAATCATGCTGACCAGTTAACACTCCTTTCTTGATTCTGTTCTGTTGATATTCCATTCTTGAGAAGGATGTTTGCACATTTTCTATAGTCAAATGATGTGACCTTCGGGCCatgttttaccaaaaaaaaaacaaaaagaagatgaGTTGTAACATAACATAACTTCAATAACCTATAATTTCCCAAGAACACTagtatctttgaaaaaaaatcccCTCTTTATATAATAGGAGAAATCCGTTATTTACCTAATTTATGTATGGACTTGATCATACTAGATTTTAATCGTTGCCATCATCTTGTCATGACGGTTATAGACAATTACCTGAGAAGAATATAATGGttgttataaaattaattaagaatgcCAATCATGTGGGTTAGTAAAGTCACTTTGATATTGGATGCTAGCCACTTGAGTTCGGTCTGATCCTAATTTTGATTTCCGCTACCTCACCATTATTTTAATCACACTTCTTCTTATCTTACCTATAATAACAACAACAataacaacaacaaaaaaaaaaaaaaaaaaaaaaaaaaaaagcaaagaatgatattatttaataatatcattttttatATGCTAAGATTTTATCTTTGACGTAACATAAACatctcaattagaaagagttatataatttttattggaCATGACACCAGGCTATTGCCCTTAATATTATGAGCTGGctgttatatatttataatcatggTCTTTCAAACAACTGatgtaaaatttattaaattctcaatttcttgtaaaatttttatctCTTATAAAAAGTGAAAGGTTTCAAAAGAGGACTCACTCCACTCCACGTTGgtggagaagaaagagaaagagaggcgcAAAGAATAGCAAGCCCGATCCCGATCTTAAGGTCCAGACCGCATTTCAAGGATAAAATTTTTGTCGTCGGATCGACTATGAAAGAAATTATGGTCAGATCGTCATCATCTGTCACATGCACATATTGAGACATCCATCAAAAAGTGGAcggttatgtgatgtttatctaaattattcaaatatctataagatttctcaatttttttttcttaattttttaatctaaaatatatccgactataattttttctatgatcGATTAGATCATAAGAATTTTATCTGCAATCCAGTACGCGATGATTGCTTCCATGCTCACCAAGCTCCGTTCATTTCCCCGCTGCATCAGGCCAGCATCGGTGCCGCCGCCGCCAGCCGACCATTTGCTGTtctcccttttcttctcttttttgtaGGGTTTGTTTGCATTCTTTTGGAACCTTAAGCATCCGATGTCAATGATTCTTCATTTTCACCCAAGATTTCCATCAGGAGAGTGAGGATTTGTGGAGCTATGCGGCAGATCTTAGGGCGAAGCTGGTCGTCGAGCATGCGAGGAGGAGATTGGAGCGCCTCGTTGGACTGGAGGTAATGCTTCATGTTGGTCTTTTAGCGTTGATGTTGTGCTTCCCCTTGTTTCTTCTTTTGATCTGATGGAGCTGATATAGAGATTTCAGTTAGATCAAAATGGAAAATTGATGGCAAAAGGTGAAGGATTGGAAGGTTTGTGAAGTATTGTGCAAGATGACTGGCATGTATGCTCAAATCTTATTTTGTTAGCAAAAAGATTGAAAGATACAAATGAATATTGGTTATATTTGCAAAGATTTTAAAGATCGAATGCCTGCTTTGTTTATCGATCAGTACAACTTTCCTTTCAAGGGCTTTTAGTCGGTGCTCTTGGTGCCTGGGGTGTTAGAATTTAGATTAGACATCATTGAGTCACAAACTTTATTATATATTACTTTGGCTAATGGGTCCACTATTTCAGTTCACGGTAGGAGAACCATTTTCCTTCATCCTAATTTACCCTTATcttctattttataaatttttaatttttttattaatttaatattcatTAGTTAATTAACTAAACAATTGAATGGCTCAATTATCTTTTCTTCTGATTCTGTAGTGGTACAGGATTTGAAGACAGGGAGGACGATTAGTTTCGATTTTGAATCTCATGATTTGTATCGACTGTCTAGACCACCAGTGTATGTAGTTACTGCTATGCCTTTTCAAATTCACAGCCGGTTAGGTCATCTTCATCTCCAGAATCTTCAAAAAATGGTGTTTAATGTATCTGATATCCGTGAATTAAATTGTGAGTCGTATCAGTTAGAAAAGTAGAGTCATAGTCCTTTTCCTAGTTGATCAAATAAACATGCTTCAGCATCTTTTTGTCATGTTCATTCTGATATCTGGGGATCTAGTAAAatcatttttttatgaaatttaactattttatgatttttattgatgattattctggCATGACTTGGATATATTTATTATGTAATTATTCTgaactattttaatttttactatattttatgctgaaattaaaaatCAGTTTCATACATCCACTAAAATTTTTCGAAGTAATAATGTCCGTGAGTACTTATAtactaattttcaaaattttatgactACTCATGGAATTCTTTATTAGGCATCTTGCACTTATACGTCTCAATAAAATAGGGTAACAGAGCGCAAGAATCGTCATCTTATTGACACAGTATGGACACTtcttatatatatgcatgtgcctGTTTATTTTTGGAATATCGCTATTCTTACTGCATATTATCTCATAAATCGTATACTCTCATCTGTGTTgcatgattaaattttattttcaattttatttcttaGGGACTCCCTATATGTCTTACCTCCTAAAATCTTTGGGTGTACTTGTTTTGTCCATCAGTCTGGTCCTATTCATGATAAGTTGTCCTCAAGATTCATAAAATATGCCTTTCTCGAATATTCTTAGTCCAAAAAGGGTATACGTGCTACTCTTCTGTTCTTCATCGTGTCTTTATATCATCTAACATCATGTTCTTTGAGtctatttcttatttttctcctgAGTCTAAGTCTATTATTTCTCATGAAGAGTCTGTATCGATTGGGCTATCTGTATCTTTTTCTACTGGTGACACATCCTCATCATTTGTGCCCATTCCTCTATCTTCATTTAGATTTGATCGATCGAATTTTCAGACATAGCGGTGTTGTGCACCACCTAGGATCCTTTCTGCTAAGCCAACGGATTCAATGCTAGCATCAATCGCTTCTCTGCCAGACAGTTCTACTACACCAGCTCTTTCTTTTGATTTGAATGTTCCAATTGCTCTATGCAAAGAAACTCAAACAAAACATCCCATTAATCATTTTGTTAGTTATTTATCCTTGTCTTCCAGATATTCTGCCTTTATTTACAGAGACACTTGATCATTCCGACTGGAAGCAGGCGATGGATGATGAGATGTCTGCACTGCATACTTTGGATACTTGGGATCTTGTTCCACTTCCTCCAGATAAGTCCATTGTTGGTTGTCGCTGGGTTTATACTGTTCAGTGTTCTCTTGATGGGTAGGTTGACAGATTGAAGGCTCGACTGGTTGCAAAGGATTTCACTCTGATTTTTGGCCCAGATTATCTTAATACATTCTCATCTATGGCTAAACTTACATCTGTTCATCTTCTTCTGAGTTTAGCTACTATCTTTCATTGGTCTTTTCATCAGCTGGATATTAAGAATGCATTTCTGTATAGTGATCTTCACGAGAAGATATATATGGAGCAACCTCTTGAGTTTATTGCTCAGAGGGAGTATGTATGTCGGTTGAAAAAGTCATTATATTACCTGAAGCAGTCTCCCTGAGCCTGGTTTAGGAAGTTCAGCTCTGTTATTTTTCAATTCGGCCTTCTCAGAAGTACTTTTGATTATTCGATTTTCTATAGGCATTTGAAGTTAGGCAAGCGCATTCTTTTGATTGTTTATGTAGATGACATTATTATTATTGGTGATGATAGTGATGGCATTACTACTCTGAAGGATTATTTACATCAGCAATTTCAAATCAAAGATCTGTGAGAGTTATGATACTTTCTTGATATTGAGATTGCTCGATTTCGTCAGGAATAGTTATGAATCAGAGGAAGTATGTCCTTGACATATTGGAGGAGACATGTATGTTAGGGTCTCATCCTGTTGATACTTCCATAGATCCTAATGTACGACTTATTCTTGGTCAGGGGGAGCCTCTGTTAAATCTTGAAAAATATCGGAGATTAGTTGAAAAACTGAATTATCTTACAATCATCAGGTCAAATATATCTTTTGCTCTTAGTGTTATCATCCAGTTTCTCGACTCTCCTATTGTTTGTCATTGGGAGGTTATTGTTCGTATTCTTAGATATCTAAAGAGTACACCAGACAAAGAATTATTTTACCAGAATCATGATCATAGCTAGGTAGTTGGCTATATAGATGCAGATTGGGCAAGATCTCCCTCAAATAGACAATCTATCTCTAGATATCGTGTTTTTTTTTGTGGTAATCTGGTGGTAATCTAATctcatggaagagcaagaagcagGGAGTTGTTGCTCGTTCCAGTGCTGAGGTGAAATATCGTGCTATGGCTTTAACCACATATGAGCTGATATGATTGAAGTCTCTCTTAGGGGAGCTTAAGGTTATTCAGTCTGAGTTTATGAAGTTGTTCTATGATAATCAGGTTGCTCTTTATAATTCCTCAAACCCTGTATTTCATGAGCATATAAAGCACATTGAGATAGATTGTCATTTTGTTCAAAAATAATTACAATTTGATATTATTTCTATGACTTTTGTGAGCTCTAACGATCAGCTAGCTGATATGTTTACTAAGTCATTGAGGGGACTGAGGATGAATTATATTTGTAACAAGCTAGGGCTCCATAATATTTACACTCCAACTTGAGGGAGAGTATTAAATTATATAGCATATTATGTTAACATATAAATCATTGTGAATATTTCCTGTATAATCCCAAacagaaaatatatcaaatatgtataatcCTAAACAGGGAATATATCAAAtcctatttaaaaaatatatcattaggAGATCAATAGATTCATTGTATCTAAATCTTTATAACTTTTTATATAGAGACTCTTGTAACATGAAATATATACAATCATTTTTACTTttacctatctctctctcttttttttaatatttctaacaatgatTCTCTTTCTAGATTCTATCTTCTACGGTTCtcataaaaaagataataaaagcAAAGAGCAGCGAAAATTTTGTGCAAATGGTATCTTCAATGTACATCTTTTGGGATATTTCACTGATTTGGAGGGAAACGAAACCATAAAAACAACGATCCTAAAAAGCTCTAAAGGTCATTTTTCCAGTATTAAAACTCAGTATCTTCTTTAATAGTCAAGGAATTTCCCTACACCCACTAGGATACTGAATGTAAGAAAAAAAGAATTCTTCCTGATCACCAATTTTCAAACATCACTAGCTACATTAATGCCGGGGCATCTTTTCTTTTACCTAATGGATTAATGACAGGGGCACATTGCAAATAGCAGCAATGCTGTACAGACTTCACTCCATCACGCTTCAGTTATTAGTTATTCAACATGAGATCAGTCAACAaatatattatagaaaataatcTCTAATTTAATTGAGAAGGTCGatacaaaaaaataatagaacacATCAGAACCCATGGTATGTTAGCAGAATACACAAAATGTTTTTTTAGAAAGTTGACAATCCATCACTGATCATCGGACAACAGTAAACTCTTAAGAAATAATATCCTTCTTACCTCGTTACTGGAcaacattgattcaagaaaatggaAGGGAAGCATGCTACCACTATCTGCATGGAAGGAAAGCAGTTCAAATACAGACACCGACAAGGTTCAGATATTTAGAAACCACAATttgtattttataaaattaatatatatgtaaatatgatATCTAATTACTGTATGATCTTATCTTATGTAATACAAAACTATATGGATTAGGCTTTTCCTAACTCTttccatcaaaaataataataataataatgatgatacGGGAATGGCTGGACACGCAAACAGAAAATGTGACCTACTTTTGTCTTTGCTTTTCTAGCAAGAGCATCAATTCAACAACCTAACAAGTGTATTGATGGCTAGAAACTCTGATCCTGCAATCTGTCtttgattttgttttattttattttgagagAAGTGCAATCTGACTTAGGCCAAGTTCAGTTGTTTAAATCAGGATTAGCTCCATGGGTCTTTGAAACCGGACCGAATTGTCTGAGAGTTTTGTGGATAAAGATGGGTGTTGAATATGTTGGGCGTTGAGATTGCTCTGCTACTCAATAaaaacataatatttttatttcttactgGACTCAAATGTTTGATTGATATTGTCGTAGAAGCAAGAACAGCTGGAGATTTCAGATCCATCTTTAAGATGTTGGCCATGAGTGGTGGAAGATGTTGGCCCATAAGTGGTGAAACTGTGTCAGATCACTTTATTTAATAAAGAAAATATGTTTGAGCCATCAGgctaatgatttaaaattctttAAGTCCACTTACAAGCATCAAGATTATTCGTATTTAATTTTATTGGCCAAAGCTGCAGTCTACTTTTGTCTATACATGTtataagttaaatttttttatgtacaatctattatttaaattttttgattttatataattattcatgatcctctctatgtacagctagtatagggttaaataatcatatctataTGGATTTTCACATTATCCATACTATTGGCATCCAACTTACCATCTTTTTACATTTTATCgactaaatatttatataatatttatttattatctttgattttgatgatcatttcAAAAATTGCGAGGTGTGCAAAACTCTAATGAAGAGGTTACGTCTCTCATCGGCAGATTCGTTGCACGTGCGTGTTCTCCGGTAAATAATTATGCACGAAGAGAGATATGACTATATAAATCTAAaaacttaaaataaatttaaatgcgTAACAGGCGGTAAGGGCGTAGAAAGATTGGCTGTGTGGGAAGTACTCACAAATTCACAGCCAGAGAAAGGAGTGGATGAAAATTTTTCCTACAAAATTTTCTGGACGCACACCCCCTGCTTGGCGGTGCCTCCTTTCCCCTTCTTTTTCCGACCATCTgagcactctctctctctctctctctaacggCATGCCCTTCTTCCGCCGCCTTCCCTTCCTTCGTTTCcttcccctcctctccttccccaGCCTGATTCCCCGCCCATTCTCCCAAGCTCACACCTTTCCCCTCCAAAATCCCCAATCCTCCCCGCTTCTCCAAATCCCACCTCTCGAACTCACCAAGCCAAGCCATGGCGGCGTCGAGTTGCAATTCGTCACTGTCGACAGAATCTGTCGTCTGGTCTCTCAATCCTTCGACGACGGCGACCAAAAGCTTCGGTCTTTCCGACTTGATGTGACCGCAGAACAAGCGGTGGGCGCCGTCGCCCTCCTCGCAGAGCGGGAAGGCTCGATGGTGGCGCTAAGCTTCTTCCATTGGGCTATCGTCCGCCCAGAATTCAGGCACTTCATGCGGTTCTACATCACGGTGGCGAGCTCGTTGGTTGGTAGGGGGAATTTGGAGAAGGCCCAAGAGGTCATGAGATGCATGGTTACGAGCTTTTCCGAGATCGGGAAGCTGAAGGAAGCTGTGGAGATGTTGTTCGACATGCGGAGCCAGGGGCTGCCCGTCAGCGTCCACACCTTAAATTTGGTTCTTAGAATTGCTGTGGAGTCTGGTTCGATAGCATATGCTGAGCAATTGTTCGAGGAAATGCCAGTAAATGGTGTCTTTCCCAATACTTGCAGTTTCAAGACAATGATTGCCGCCTACTGTCGAGAGGGTCGTGTTGCCGATGTCGAGAAGCTGTTGAGAGCGATGGATGTGAGAGGCTTCCGTGTAGATAATGCAACATGCACTTTGATTGTGGAAGCGTTTTGCAAGAAGGGTTGCTTTGGCTGGGTTTTCGCTCTTTTTGAGAAGATGTCGGAGATGGGCTTGGCTCCAAACGTCATCAATTACACCGCTTTGATAAATGGGTTGTGCAAGAAGGGAAGCGTGAAGCAAGcatttcaagtgttggaggaaatGGTTGGAAAGGGGCTGAAGCCAAATGTTTATACCCACACGTCATTGATTGATGGATTGTGCAAGATTGGGTGGACAGAGCGAGCTTTCCGGCTGTTTCTGAAGCTTGTTCGGAGTGACTCATACAAACCAAACGTGCAAACTTACACTGCAATGATTGCAGGGTATTGTAAAGAAAATAAGCTTAATCGAGCTGAGATGTTGTTGGCAAGGATGTCTGAACAGGGGCTGGTACCAAACACTAACACATACACTAGTCTAATCGATGGGCATGCTAAAGAGGGAAATTTGGATCGAGCTTATGAACTGATGGACCGAATGAAGAGAGAGGGTTGTCTTCCAAATGTTTGTACATACAATGCGGTCATTGATGGGCTCTGCAAGAAAGGAAGGGCTCCAGAGGCTTATATGATGCTTCAAGAAGGGTTGAATCAGGGTTTGCAGCTCGATAAATTCACTTACACTATTCTTATAAGCGAACACTGCAAGCGAGGCCAGACTGCTCGTGCTTTAAAATTGTTTGGTCGGATGGTTGGAGCCGGTTGCCAACCAGATATTCATACATATACCACCTTGATCTCTGCATTTTGCAAGCAAAAGAGGATGGATGAGACTGAGAGGCTTTTTGAGAGATGTCTCGGGTTGGAGTTGGTTCCAACAAGGCAAACTTATACGTCCATGATAGGTGGTTACTGTAGGGTTGGAAAAGCAAGCTCTGCTTTGAGAGTAtttgagaagatgatccagaatgGTTGCCTAGCTGATTCGGTTACATATGCTGCTTTGATAAGTGGCCTTTGCAAAGAGTGTAGACTAGAGGAGGCGCGAGCTCTATATGAGTCCATGTTAGATAAAGGTCTGGTTCCATGTGAAGTCAGTCGCATTACATTAGCATATGAGTACTGCAAGAGAGACAAAAGTGATGTTGCTAT
The sequence above is a segment of the Elaeis guineensis isolate ETL-2024a chromosome 7, EG11, whole genome shotgun sequence genome. Coding sequences within it:
- the LOC105048626 gene encoding uncharacterized protein, which encodes MKIFPTKFSGRTPPAWRCLLSPSFSDHLSTLSLSLSNGMPFFRRLPFLRFLPLLSFPSLIPRPFSQAHTFPLQNPQSSPLLQIPPLELTKPSHGGVELQFVTVDRICRLVSQSFDDGDQKLRSFRLDVTAEQAVGAVALLAEREGSMVALSFFHWAIVRPEFRHFMRFYITVASSLVGRGNLEKAQEVMRCMVTSFSEIGKLKEAVEMLFDMRSQGLPVSVHTLNLVLRIAVESGSIAYAEQLFEEMPVNGVFPNTCSFKTMIAAYCREGRVADVEKLLRAMDVRGFRVDNATCTLIVEAFCKKGCFGWVFALFEKMSEMGLAPNVINYTALINGLCKKGSVKQAFQVLEEMVGKGLKPNVYTHTSLIDGLCKIGWTERAFRLFLKLVRSDSYKPNVQTYTAMIAGYCKENKLNRAEMLLARMSEQGLVPNTNTYTSLIDGHAKEGNLDRAYELMDRMKREGCLPNVCTYNAVIDGLCKKGRAPEAYMMLQEGLNQGLQLDKFTYTILISEHCKRGQTARALKLFGRMVGAGCQPDIHTYTTLISAFCKQKRMDETERLFERCLGLELVPTRQTYTSMIGGYCRVGKASSALRVFEKMIQNGCLADSVTYAALISGLCKECRLEEARALYESMLDKGLVPCEVSRITLAYEYCKRDKSDVAISVLERLEKKQWIRTANILIRKLSSEAKVDAACLFFNKLLDEHGNVDRITYTAFVNACYDNNRFSVASNLSERISKGTVGFCTENDVAVT